One window of Camelina sativa cultivar DH55 chromosome 4, Cs, whole genome shotgun sequence genomic DNA carries:
- the LOC104781622 gene encoding GTP-binding protein BRASSINAZOLE INSENSITIVE PALE GREEN 2, chloroplastic-like isoform X2 has protein sequence MVVLISSTVTICRVKPKLEDGSFRVSRLIPRPEVPFFSGLSDENKKKKKCLVSVQCLAVKKEPVVESVERVKGTIFPKRAKNLIMSEGRDEDEEYGKLICPGCGIFMQDNDPDLPGYYKKRNVTAKNLEVDEEVDDDELDGFEMVDDDDDDDDDEEMEGEDDEIKNVIEGSNSESESEFDWESDEWEDKEELNGVELDGFAPAGVGYGNVTKEREKKKRISKSERKKIAREEAKKDNFDDVTVCARCHSLRNYGQVKNQAAENLLPDFDFDRLISTRLIKPMSNSSTTVVVMVVDCVDFDGSFPKRAAKSLFQVLQKAENDPKGSKNLPKLVLVATKVDLLPTQISPARLDRWVRHRAKAGGAPKLSGVYMVSARKDLGVKNLLAYIKELAGPRGNVWVIGAQNAGKSTLINALSKKDGAKVTRLTEAPVPGTTLGILRIGGILSAKAKMYDTPGLLHPYLMSLRLNSEERKMVEIRKEVQPRSYRVKAGQSVHIGGLVRLDLVRASVETIYITVWASHSVSLHLGKTENAEEILKGHSGLRLQPPIGENRASELGNWEEKEIQVTGSSWEVKSIDISVAGLGWLALGLKGEATLALWTYQGIDVTLREPLVIDRAPYLERPGFWLPKAITEVLGTHSSKLDEARRRKKQQDSTDFLSDNVS, from the exons ATGGTGGTTTTGATTTCAAGTACCGTGACCATATGCAGAGTAAAACCAAAGCTTGAAGATGGAAGCTTTCGCGTTAGCCGGTTAATACCCAGACCCGAAGTTCCATTTTTCTCAG GGTTGAGTgatgagaataagaagaagaagaaatgtttAGTTTCGGTTCAGTGTTTAGCTGTGAAGAAAGAACCAGTTGTTGAAAGCGTGGAAAGAGTTAAAGGGACAATTTTTCCCAAGAGAGCGAAAAATCTTATCATGAGTGAAggaagagatgaagatgaagagtatGGGAAGCTCATTTGTCCAGGTTGTGGTATTTTTATGCAGGACAATGATCCAGATTTACCCGGATATTATAAGAAGAGGAATGTTACCGCAAAGAACTTGGAAGTTGATGAAgaggtggatgatgatgagctTGATGGGTTTGaaatggttgatgatgatgatgatgatgatgatgatgaggagatgGAGGGGGAAGATGATGAGATAAAGAATGTAATAGAGGGTAGCAACTCTGAAAGTGAGAGTGAGTTTGACTGGGAATCAGATGAGTGGGAAGATAAGGAAGAGCTGAATGGTGTTGAATTGGATGGTTTTGCTCCGGCTGGTGTTGGATATGGTAATGTCACTAaggagagggagaagaagaaacggatTTCGAAatcagagaggaagaagatagctAGAGAGGAGGCAAAGAAAGACAATTTTGATGATGTGACGGTGTGTGCTCGTTGCCATTCTCTTAGGAATTATGGCCAAGTGAAGAATCAGGCTGCAGAGAACCTCTTACCAGATTTCGATTTTGATAGGTTGATATCAACTAGACTGATAAAACCAATGAGTAATTCAAGCACTACAGTTGTAGTCATGGTGGTTGATTGTGTCGACTTTGATGGTTCGTTTCCCAAACGAGCAGCCAAGTCTCTCTTTCAAGTGCTTCAAAAAGCTGAAAATGATCCTAAGGGTAGCAAGAACCTCCCAAAACTTGTGCTTGTTGCAACAAAAGTAGACTTACTTCCGACACAGATTTCACCAGCTCGGTTAGACCGATGGGTGCGCCACCGTGCCAAGGCTGGAGGAGCGCCTAAGCTAAGTGGGGTATATATGGTTAGTGCTCGCAAAGATCTCGGTGTTAAGAATCTGTTAGCTTACATTAAAGAGTTAGCTGGTCCAAGAGGAAACGTGTGGGTTATTGGAGCTCAGAACGCCGGGAAATCTACTTTGATTAATGCCTTATCCAAGAAAGATGGTGCAAAGGTCACAAGGCTCACGGAAGCTCCGGTTCCTGGAACAACACTTGGAATATTGAGAATTGGTGGAATATTGTCTGCAAAGGCAAAGATGTATGACACTCCGGGCCTTTTGCATCCCTACCTTATGTCCCTGAGATTAAATTCAGAGGAGCGGAAAATGGTAGAGATAAGGAAGGAGGTTCAACCTCGGAGTTACAGAGTCAAG GCAGGACAGTCTGTTCACATCGGTGGCTTGGTCAGGCTAGACCTCGTTCGGGCATCGGTTGAAACAATTTACATAACAGTATGGGCATCGCATAGCGTTTCATTACATCTAGGAAAAACAGAGAATGCTGAAGAGATACTCAAGGGCCATTCTGGTTTACGGCTGCAG CCACCAATAGGAGAGAACAGAGCGTCTGAATTGGGAAACTGGGAAGAGAAGGAGATTCAGGTGACGGGAAGTAGTTGGGAGGTGAAAAGCATCGACATTTCAGTGGCTGGTCTTGGCTGGCTAGCCCTTGGTCTCAAAGGTGAAGCAACACTAGCATTATGGACTTATCAGGGGATTGATGTAACCTTGAGAGAACCATTGGTTATTGACCGCGCACCATATCTTGAACGGCCTGGCTTCTGGTTGCCAAAAGCCATAACCGAAGTGCTTGGAACACATTCTAGTAAGCTTGATGAAGCTCGTAGGAGGAAGAAGCAACAAGACAGCACAGATTTTCTCTCTGATAATGTTTCATAG
- the LOC104781622 gene encoding GTP-binding protein BRASSINAZOLE INSENSITIVE PALE GREEN 2, chloroplastic-like isoform X1, giving the protein MVVLISSTVTICRVKPKLEDGSFRVSRLIPRPEVPFFSGGLSDENKKKKKCLVSVQCLAVKKEPVVESVERVKGTIFPKRAKNLIMSEGRDEDEEYGKLICPGCGIFMQDNDPDLPGYYKKRNVTAKNLEVDEEVDDDELDGFEMVDDDDDDDDDEEMEGEDDEIKNVIEGSNSESESEFDWESDEWEDKEELNGVELDGFAPAGVGYGNVTKEREKKKRISKSERKKIAREEAKKDNFDDVTVCARCHSLRNYGQVKNQAAENLLPDFDFDRLISTRLIKPMSNSSTTVVVMVVDCVDFDGSFPKRAAKSLFQVLQKAENDPKGSKNLPKLVLVATKVDLLPTQISPARLDRWVRHRAKAGGAPKLSGVYMVSARKDLGVKNLLAYIKELAGPRGNVWVIGAQNAGKSTLINALSKKDGAKVTRLTEAPVPGTTLGILRIGGILSAKAKMYDTPGLLHPYLMSLRLNSEERKMVEIRKEVQPRSYRVKAGQSVHIGGLVRLDLVRASVETIYITVWASHSVSLHLGKTENAEEILKGHSGLRLQPPIGENRASELGNWEEKEIQVTGSSWEVKSIDISVAGLGWLALGLKGEATLALWTYQGIDVTLREPLVIDRAPYLERPGFWLPKAITEVLGTHSSKLDEARRRKKQQDSTDFLSDNVS; this is encoded by the exons ATGGTGGTTTTGATTTCAAGTACCGTGACCATATGCAGAGTAAAACCAAAGCTTGAAGATGGAAGCTTTCGCGTTAGCCGGTTAATACCCAGACCCGAAGTTCCATTTTTCTCAG GAGGGTTGAGTgatgagaataagaagaagaagaaatgtttAGTTTCGGTTCAGTGTTTAGCTGTGAAGAAAGAACCAGTTGTTGAAAGCGTGGAAAGAGTTAAAGGGACAATTTTTCCCAAGAGAGCGAAAAATCTTATCATGAGTGAAggaagagatgaagatgaagagtatGGGAAGCTCATTTGTCCAGGTTGTGGTATTTTTATGCAGGACAATGATCCAGATTTACCCGGATATTATAAGAAGAGGAATGTTACCGCAAAGAACTTGGAAGTTGATGAAgaggtggatgatgatgagctTGATGGGTTTGaaatggttgatgatgatgatgatgatgatgatgatgaggagatgGAGGGGGAAGATGATGAGATAAAGAATGTAATAGAGGGTAGCAACTCTGAAAGTGAGAGTGAGTTTGACTGGGAATCAGATGAGTGGGAAGATAAGGAAGAGCTGAATGGTGTTGAATTGGATGGTTTTGCTCCGGCTGGTGTTGGATATGGTAATGTCACTAaggagagggagaagaagaaacggatTTCGAAatcagagaggaagaagatagctAGAGAGGAGGCAAAGAAAGACAATTTTGATGATGTGACGGTGTGTGCTCGTTGCCATTCTCTTAGGAATTATGGCCAAGTGAAGAATCAGGCTGCAGAGAACCTCTTACCAGATTTCGATTTTGATAGGTTGATATCAACTAGACTGATAAAACCAATGAGTAATTCAAGCACTACAGTTGTAGTCATGGTGGTTGATTGTGTCGACTTTGATGGTTCGTTTCCCAAACGAGCAGCCAAGTCTCTCTTTCAAGTGCTTCAAAAAGCTGAAAATGATCCTAAGGGTAGCAAGAACCTCCCAAAACTTGTGCTTGTTGCAACAAAAGTAGACTTACTTCCGACACAGATTTCACCAGCTCGGTTAGACCGATGGGTGCGCCACCGTGCCAAGGCTGGAGGAGCGCCTAAGCTAAGTGGGGTATATATGGTTAGTGCTCGCAAAGATCTCGGTGTTAAGAATCTGTTAGCTTACATTAAAGAGTTAGCTGGTCCAAGAGGAAACGTGTGGGTTATTGGAGCTCAGAACGCCGGGAAATCTACTTTGATTAATGCCTTATCCAAGAAAGATGGTGCAAAGGTCACAAGGCTCACGGAAGCTCCGGTTCCTGGAACAACACTTGGAATATTGAGAATTGGTGGAATATTGTCTGCAAAGGCAAAGATGTATGACACTCCGGGCCTTTTGCATCCCTACCTTATGTCCCTGAGATTAAATTCAGAGGAGCGGAAAATGGTAGAGATAAGGAAGGAGGTTCAACCTCGGAGTTACAGAGTCAAG GCAGGACAGTCTGTTCACATCGGTGGCTTGGTCAGGCTAGACCTCGTTCGGGCATCGGTTGAAACAATTTACATAACAGTATGGGCATCGCATAGCGTTTCATTACATCTAGGAAAAACAGAGAATGCTGAAGAGATACTCAAGGGCCATTCTGGTTTACGGCTGCAG CCACCAATAGGAGAGAACAGAGCGTCTGAATTGGGAAACTGGGAAGAGAAGGAGATTCAGGTGACGGGAAGTAGTTGGGAGGTGAAAAGCATCGACATTTCAGTGGCTGGTCTTGGCTGGCTAGCCCTTGGTCTCAAAGGTGAAGCAACACTAGCATTATGGACTTATCAGGGGATTGATGTAACCTTGAGAGAACCATTGGTTATTGACCGCGCACCATATCTTGAACGGCCTGGCTTCTGGTTGCCAAAAGCCATAACCGAAGTGCTTGGAACACATTCTAGTAAGCTTGATGAAGCTCGTAGGAGGAAGAAGCAACAAGACAGCACAGATTTTCTCTCTGATAATGTTTCATAG